From one Myxococcota bacterium genomic stretch:
- a CDS encoding VOC family protein, with translation MYDHIGLHVKDIGAALRFYEAALGGLGLVLCSRDDSSAGLGPKGEPALWLYATRGAKGPGTHVAFRAADRAAVDRFYRAGIGAGGKDNGAPGVRKDYGPKYYAAFLTDPDGNNVEAVCMR, from the coding sequence ATGTACGACCACATCGGTCTTCACGTGAAGGACATCGGCGCCGCGCTGCGCTTCTACGAAGCGGCGCTGGGCGGGCTCGGGCTCGTGCTGTGCTCGCGCGATGACTCGTCGGCGGGCCTCGGCCCCAAGGGCGAGCCCGCGCTCTGGCTCTACGCCACCCGGGGCGCCAAGGGCCCGGGCACGCACGTCGCGTTCCGCGCCGCCGATCGCGCCGCGGTCGACCGCTTCTACCGGGCGGGCATCGGCGCCGGCGGCAAGGACAACGGCGCGCCGGGCGTGCGCAAGGACTACGGCCCGAAGTACTACGCCGCGTTCCTGACCGATCCGGACGGCAACAACGTCGAGGCGGTGTGCATGCGCTGA